One stretch of Burkholderia oklahomensis C6786 DNA includes these proteins:
- a CDS encoding DUF2964 family protein, whose translation MVRKYRVILATIAVFISLAGMMEAVRGLLFDSNAEFLYGVVALSLGVAAFVVLLNPTPKDEL comes from the coding sequence ATGGTGCGTAAATATCGGGTCATTCTCGCGACCATCGCCGTGTTCATATCGCTCGCGGGGATGATGGAAGCCGTTCGCGGCCTGCTGTTCGACAGCAATGCCGAATTTCTGTATGGCGTGGTGGCGCTGTCGCTCGGCGTCGCCGCGTTCGTCGTGCTGCTGAATCCGACGCCGAAGGATGAGCTCTGA
- a CDS encoding helix-turn-helix domain-containing protein, whose translation MDSDIMHIGGRIRRLRRELKKTLLEVATEANLSVGFLSQVERNLTGISISSLVNVARALRAPLSALIDQPRQDQPDSHQGSRESYSIRPTQQRYERLSTTFTGSQLNAVKVSMMEGYCSEWVAHAGDEFVFVLSGRVRYTVGKQDFPLGPGDSLHFDAHERHRVVNVGNEPVELIAVGTLPLFGDGQPAFPSLPGEQKPLRARTARKTAEPPPVKAPSAQKAERPKRAPAAHAIATSGVPRRVAKKTAR comes from the coding sequence ATGGATTCGGACATCATGCACATCGGCGGACGCATCCGCCGCCTGCGCCGCGAGCTGAAGAAAACGCTGCTCGAGGTCGCCACCGAGGCAAACCTGTCGGTCGGATTCCTGTCGCAAGTCGAACGCAACCTGACCGGCATTTCGATTTCTTCGCTCGTCAACGTCGCGAGAGCGCTGCGCGCGCCGCTCAGCGCGCTCATCGACCAGCCCCGTCAGGATCAGCCGGATTCGCATCAAGGCAGCCGCGAATCGTATTCGATCCGCCCGACGCAGCAGCGCTACGAGCGCCTGTCGACCACCTTCACGGGCAGCCAGCTCAATGCGGTCAAGGTGTCGATGATGGAAGGCTATTGTTCCGAATGGGTCGCGCATGCCGGCGACGAATTCGTGTTCGTCCTGTCGGGGCGCGTCCGCTACACGGTCGGCAAGCAGGACTTTCCGCTCGGCCCGGGCGATTCGCTGCACTTCGATGCGCACGAGCGGCACCGCGTCGTGAACGTCGGCAACGAGCCCGTCGAGCTGATCGCGGTCGGCACGCTGCCGCTCTTCGGCGACGGGCAGCCGGCGTTCCCGTCGCTGCCGGGCGAGCAGAAGCCGCTGCGCGCGCGCACGGCGCGCAAGACGGCCGAGCCGCCGCCCGTGAAAGCGCCTTCGGCGCAGAAGGCCGAACGGCCGAAGCGTGCGCCCGCCGCACACGCGATCGCGACGAGCGGCGTCCCACGGCGCGTCGCGAAAAAGACCGCGCGCTGA
- a CDS encoding FAD-dependent monooxygenase, which translates to MKSKHVDVLINGSGIAGVALAYLLGRRGYDVTVVEQLARNRAQNGADLLKPSGIDIIRRMDLLDDVFAAGGLERDAMKLFHDGELIASLDYRVSSTLGFFILIPCEQLRRLLIGKLDGLPNVDLRFETSIEQVEQDAGGAVTSLVLSDGGTVAPKVLIGADGARSMIRADILQMHAERVPYATPMAFGTIPLTDSVRECNRLYVDSNKGLAYFYPIGNEATRLVVSFPADEMQGYLADATRAKLVARLSEFVSRESADAMATIGAGTEFPLIPLGRMNLSSYHKQNVVLLGDAAHSIHPITGQGMNLAIEDAGELGHCLDRHLNGQVALAEALDAFERARHPVNEAVISYGHSLATTYHDRSALLANFRSQLQTSGRDSALLGTASEA; encoded by the coding sequence ATGAAAAGCAAGCACGTCGATGTACTGATCAATGGCAGCGGTATCGCAGGTGTCGCGCTCGCGTACCTGCTTGGAAGACGCGGCTACGACGTCACGGTCGTCGAGCAACTGGCGCGGAATCGGGCGCAAAACGGCGCCGATTTGCTGAAGCCTTCCGGCATCGACATCATTCGCAGGATGGATCTGCTCGACGATGTCTTCGCGGCCGGCGGGCTCGAGCGCGACGCGATGAAGCTGTTCCACGACGGGGAGCTGATCGCGTCGCTGGACTATCGGGTTTCCAGCACGCTCGGCTTCTTCATCCTGATTCCTTGCGAGCAGTTGCGCCGCTTGCTGATCGGCAAGCTCGACGGCCTGCCCAATGTGGATTTGCGGTTCGAGACGTCCATCGAGCAGGTCGAGCAGGACGCCGGCGGCGCGGTGACGTCGCTCGTGTTGAGCGATGGCGGGACCGTCGCGCCCAAGGTGCTCATCGGCGCCGACGGAGCGCGCTCGATGATTCGCGCCGACATCCTGCAGATGCACGCCGAGCGCGTTCCGTATGCGACGCCGATGGCGTTCGGCACGATTCCGCTGACCGACAGCGTCCGGGAATGCAACAGGCTATACGTCGATTCGAACAAGGGACTCGCCTACTTCTATCCGATCGGCAACGAAGCGACGCGTCTCGTCGTCAGCTTTCCCGCGGACGAAATGCAAGGCTATCTTGCCGACGCCACGCGTGCGAAGCTGGTCGCGCGTCTGAGCGAATTCGTCAGTCGCGAGAGCGCCGATGCGATGGCGACGATAGGCGCGGGCACCGAATTTCCGTTGATACCGCTCGGCCGGATGAATCTGAGCAGCTACCACAAGCAGAATGTCGTGCTGCTCGGCGATGCGGCCCACAGCATCCACCCGATCACCGGTCAAGGGATGAACCTCGCGATCGAGGACGCCGGCGAGCTCGGCCATTGCCTCGATCGGCATTTGAACGGACAGGTCGCGCTGGCCGAAGCGCTGGACGCGTTCGAGCGCGCGCGGCACCCCGTCAACGAGGCCGTGATTTCCTACGGCCACTCGCTGGCGACGACCTATCACGATCGCTCCGCACTCCTCGCCAACTTCCGCTCCCAATTGCAGACGAGCGGGCGAGACTCGGCCCTGCTGGGAACCGCCAGCGAAGCGTGA
- a CDS encoding DUF4148 domain-containing protein has protein sequence MKSALKTIALALALAVPALSFAQPSSNGPLTRAQVRDELIQLQKAGYQPSKNQYPANIQATEARIASASGSAGYGGTAGYGGTAGGAMQSGQRVSPTSGGWDASYRHH, from the coding sequence ATGAAGTCCGCTCTGAAAACGATCGCGCTTGCACTCGCACTCGCCGTTCCGGCCCTGTCGTTTGCGCAACCGTCGTCCAATGGGCCGCTGACGCGTGCGCAAGTGCGCGACGAACTGATCCAGCTCCAAAAAGCCGGCTATCAGCCGTCGAAGAACCAGTACCCGGCGAACATCCAGGCGACCGAAGCCCGCATCGCATCGGCAAGCGGCAGCGCCGGCTACGGCGGCACCGCCGGCTACGGCGGCACCGCCGGCGGCGCGATGCAATCCGGTCAGCGCGTCTCGCCGACGTCGGGCGGCTGGGACGCGTCGTACCGTCATCACTGA
- a CDS encoding collagenase encodes MLITEVSRKTRRWSAVVAVSIITGLVGTAWASTQPTQEKQARMPRLPQNLPLSPEQAEYNLPLSKQDRATLVEPSRQKQPAKRSKRSAPGADCRDMSVMTQYHGAALADYIANLPDYECHYGLFSVDKPLAAQIFNAENVHAVASRFVQDIYRYDASNLILVNLLIYLRSAYYQYEVSGLADPIPDLAVWLRPYILQSLKGDGLHRDALYRENARAPSTANELMKLITNMKDEAYYLPTLKDRIALYTASAANPQAAAPLLQPSAAGGFTGLLTVFFYAHQRSAAQQMLGSDATLPETLDRFVTANRASLSNTSAAYQLADAARETYRFLRYPAQKPRVKKMIQDMLASTSMTGAGSDLWLAAAEAVDYGDSGNCADYGTCDYKKRLTDAVLTHRHACSASVRILAQDMTAPQLQSVCAAVARQDDYFHRMMKTGRKPVAGDRNDTIELVVFDDYENYRKYASVIYGISTDNGGMYLEGDPSAPGNQARFIAHEASWLRPEFKVWNLEHEFTHYLDGRYDMAGDFAASTAKPTVWWIEGVAEYLSRKNDNQESIDAARTGTYRFSDVLGTRYSSSDYVARAYRWGYMATRFMFERHRADVDTIVSRFRTGDYDGYENYVAYIGRRYDNEFVDWARDATTAGEPPLPAKN; translated from the coding sequence AATCTGCCGCTCAGCAAGCAGGATCGCGCGACGCTCGTCGAGCCGTCGCGGCAGAAGCAGCCGGCGAAGCGCAGCAAGCGCAGCGCGCCGGGCGCCGATTGCCGCGACATGTCGGTGATGACCCAATATCACGGCGCCGCGCTTGCCGATTACATCGCGAATCTTCCGGATTACGAATGCCATTACGGCCTGTTTTCGGTCGATAAACCGTTGGCCGCGCAGATTTTCAATGCCGAAAATGTTCATGCGGTCGCGAGTCGTTTCGTGCAGGACATATATCGATACGACGCGAGCAATTTGATTTTGGTCAATTTGCTGATTTATCTGCGTTCCGCTTATTACCAATATGAGGTATCGGGTCTGGCCGATCCGATTCCGGATCTCGCCGTATGGCTGCGTCCGTATATCCTGCAGAGTCTCAAGGGTGACGGTCTCCATCGTGATGCGCTATATCGTGAGAATGCGCGTGCGCCGAGCACCGCGAACGAGCTGATGAAGCTCATCACGAACATGAAGGACGAGGCGTACTACCTGCCGACGCTGAAGGACCGCATCGCGCTCTACACCGCGAGCGCGGCGAATCCGCAAGCCGCGGCGCCGCTGCTGCAGCCGAGCGCGGCGGGCGGCTTCACCGGCCTGCTGACCGTGTTCTTCTATGCGCATCAGCGCAGCGCCGCGCAGCAGATGCTCGGCAGCGACGCGACGCTGCCGGAGACGCTCGATCGCTTCGTCACCGCGAACCGCGCGAGCCTGTCGAACACGAGCGCCGCCTATCAACTGGCGGATGCGGCGCGCGAAACGTATCGCTTTCTGCGCTATCCGGCGCAGAAGCCGCGCGTGAAGAAGATGATCCAGGACATGCTCGCGTCGACGAGCATGACGGGCGCCGGCAGCGACCTGTGGCTCGCGGCGGCGGAAGCGGTCGACTATGGCGATTCGGGCAACTGCGCGGACTACGGCACGTGCGACTACAAGAAGCGGCTGACCGACGCGGTGCTCACGCACCGTCACGCGTGCAGCGCGAGCGTGCGCATTCTCGCGCAGGATATGACGGCGCCTCAGCTTCAGTCGGTGTGCGCGGCGGTCGCGCGGCAGGACGACTACTTCCACCGGATGATGAAGACCGGGCGCAAGCCGGTCGCGGGCGATCGCAACGACACGATCGAGCTCGTCGTGTTCGACGATTACGAGAACTATCGCAAGTACGCTTCGGTGATCTACGGAATCAGCACCGACAACGGCGGCATGTATCTCGAAGGCGATCCGTCGGCGCCCGGCAATCAGGCGCGCTTCATCGCGCACGAAGCCTCGTGGCTGCGGCCGGAGTTCAAGGTCTGGAATCTCGAGCACGAGTTCACGCACTACCTCGACGGCCGCTACGACATGGCGGGCGATTTCGCGGCGAGCACCGCGAAGCCGACCGTCTGGTGGATCGAAGGCGTCGCCGAGTATCTGTCGAGAAAGAACGACAACCAGGAATCGATCGACGCCGCGCGCACGGGCACGTACCGGTTCTCGGACGTGCTCGGGACGCGCTACTCGTCGAGCGACTATGTCGCGCGGGCGTACCGGTGGGGCTACATGGCGACGCGCTTCATGTTCGAGCGCCATCGCGCCGACGTCGACACGATCGTGTCGCGCTTCCGCACCGGCGATTACGACGGCTACGAGAACTACGTCGCGTACATCGGCCGCCGTTACGACAACGAGTTTGTCGATTGGGCGCGCGATGCGACGACGGCGGGCGAGCCGCCGCTGCCGGCGAAGAACTGA